A stretch of Phoenix dactylifera cultivar Barhee BC4 chromosome 16, palm_55x_up_171113_PBpolish2nd_filt_p, whole genome shotgun sequence DNA encodes these proteins:
- the LOC120104052 gene encoding LOB domain-containing protein 37-like, giving the protein MSCNGCRVLRKGCSDTCILRPCLEWIDSAEAQAHATVFVAKFFGRAGLMSFLSSVPSPRRPALFRSLLFEACGRAINPVSGAVGLLWARKWHLCQAAVETVLRGGALRPLPDLAGAAAEVGELYGPPPKIGWTASEGSPPCDLDLCLMPRSPTEAGEPRRRAATPSRNSEESVTTSAGTGEVNLGLLNLFV; this is encoded by the exons ATGAGCTGCAACGGGTGCCGGGTGCTTCGAAAAGGTTGCAGCGACACGTGCATCCTCCGGCCGTGCCTGGAGTGGATCGACAGCGCGGAGGCTCAGGCCCACGCCACCGTCTTCGTCGCCAAGTTCTTCGGCCGCGCCGGCCTCATGTCCTTCCTCTCCTCCGTCCCCTCTCCCCGCCGCCCCG CTCTGTTCCGATCGCTGCTGTTCGAGGCGTGCGGGAGGGCGATAAACCCGGTGAGCGGCGCGGTGGGCCTGCTGTGGGCCAGGAAGTGGCACCTATGCCAGGCGGCGGTGGAGACCGTGCTCCGCGGCGGAGCCCTCCGCCCGCTGCCGGACCTCGccggcgccgccgccgaggTCGGGGAGCTCTACGGGCCGCCTCCCAAGATCGGCTGGACGGCCTCGGAGGGTTCTCCTCCGTGTGATCTGGATTTGTGTCTGATGCCAAGGTCACCGACGGAGGCCGGGGAGCCGCGGCGGCGGGCGGCGACACCGTCGAGGAACTCGGAGGAGTCGGTGACGACGAGCGCAGGCACCGGCGAGGTAAATCTGGGGCTTTTGAACCTTTTCGTCTGA